ATGTAGGCCTTGTCAGCCTAATgggaaaaaatggcaaaaattaattacaaaattatcATCTAGAATCAGcacaaaagaataattttaaatacactgaATTTAGTAAGCATTTGAATTTTGTTGACCACAGACTTTCACCTGGGAGCAGAAATGTATGTTCAAATTCACAGAGAAAGATGTCTGGCAATGTTCTCTTTCCCAAAAGTCATGTTACTGCGTgcatgcatggaaaaaaaaataaattctgtgaCTGAATATGCTTGTTAATCTTTACTCAGCTGAACTCCTACATCAGTATGAATAGAGCTAGACAGAATAAGCAAACCACAACTGTTACATTCTCTATTATTTATGAGATACTAGAACTCAATGTTGTATGGGCAGTTATTTGCAAGTTAAAACTTGCAGTCATTTATTAGACAAGCCAAAAACCATTTACTTGGAGACGAGGATAAGAACAATGTCACACCATTTACTGTTCcctatttttcctcttgtacTTCCTCTCTAATCTGCATCtgtcaaatatatttaaatgattaTTTCATATAAGGATTGCCTACTCTGCTTATACAATACCTAGCCCCATGGCATCCAGTACTTGATTGCTACTTCAGCACCACCATaataacaaaatacatttgaaagttCAGTTCAGGTAACCTCTATGCCCCTAAACATCAGTATTAAACTACAGGAGCATCATCAGCAGGTCTTCTCTGAAAGTAACATGGCAAGGGAGcatctgtaaaatattcatGATGGTGACTAAGGGTTTACCTCATGATGAAGCCTTGTATCATTCATCCTGATAAGTACCCCATCAACTCGCAAGAAAAACCTCAACAGCACAAAAAAGCTGGAAGGCATGACTctctacaaaaataaagacatatattaaaaagttttaatttacGTAGGCACTTATCTACATCAGATATTCACAACCAAAGATAGAATCAGGAGCTTGCAGTGGTAAAGTCAAAATTTGGGCTGTTGATATGCTACAGCTATCATAGGACAGCAGGGCAGACAGTGTTTCAAAAGATTCTTAGGCAGGAtgcagaaagagggaaaagattGGTCCCTGAAGCAACAGACAGAACGATTTCAAGACCACACAGTTTTCAGTAAGATTATATTTATAAGAGCAAGGATAAAAAACTCTGCATTTTAAACTTGAAATTCCATAAGGAGCAACATGCACAAAGTGACTATTTTGCATACATTAGCCAACTGAGTCACCAAGCGTCTTGCATACAGTTCTTAGTACTCACTATTTTTACACTCAAACTTGATACTCCATGATCGTGAAGTTCATCTTCAAACAGAAGTACTTCTTCAAAAAACATAATTTGTTCCCTGGCTttcaatttctctgtatttatgTGTTCTGTTGTAGGAACAACCTAAAGAAAAGATTAAGAACAGTTAGCGTATTAATTTGTTGTCAAACTACATAAAGTTTGTCCTgatcttttaaatactgcaaTTGTTagttttataaaggaaaaagcttttagGGCACTAAGCTTAAAACATCCCAAAATTCTACgaggaaaagttaaaattaaaaccaaagtttCCAAAAGGAAACATTGATCAAAGCAAAAGCCAGCAGTGGGAAATTCTGAATAAAGTGCCCTCTGGGTACAGGCTCAGTAGGCTTTCAGGTGCAAACAGTTCCGCTCACCTTCTGTACATGAAAACATTCAAAGATGCCTCATGTTTAACATACAAATGAGAAGTTCTGGGTTATAAGTAGTATTCCATCCACTTAGTATCTCTGGCCAACTACAAACCCTGCACAGGATTCTAATAAAGCCTTTCCATGGAAATGAAGTACCTGTGTGTTTTCCATCTCATGGTCTCCATATACGCTCATATGCTTCTGCTGCCCAAAGACTACAGACCAACAAGACATCGTTTATTTCTATGCTGCACTTTTAATTCCAGAATAACTCAAGTGATCTATAACTAATGCAATCCTAGTGAATTAATATAGCAAGTGGTCTGTATACAGTAAAgagaagctttattttaaagtaaataaagacaAAGGAGGGCCTGTTGGTTTAGCATGAGGAGTTGCCGTTGCAGAAAAACATAAAGCCATTGAAAGCAGCCAGATCTACATATCTGCTTACACAAACTAGCAAACAAAGAGTAAAGTTATTAGAGAATGACACAGTGCTGTTGTGTGTGAGGAGCTCAGGGCTTCAGAGGGGCATCCAGCAAGTGCTGAAGATTCTCATGTGCATTACTCTCCGAGTAAGTTTTCGGTGAGGGGCATAATGGCACCCTTTTATATAATcctaaaatgctttaaaaaactaAGCTCTGAAACCAAGCCGTGACTGATAACATGGTGAGAGACACGGAAAACTCAAATTATACTTTGAAGTCAGAAACTATGAAGCCTGTAAGATTTTACAGAAGCCTATCAAAAGGTAAATGACAGCTTCTAAGCTTTGTTTGACTGAAACAATATGCAATCAACATTTAACAAGGAGAAATGGTTACCTTTAATGTAGCAGTGTCTCCCAGCAAAGTTCCTTTGTAGTCTGTTGTGTAAGTCCAATCATACGGCTTCACAACTTCCTTAGTGTGCTCAGTCTCACTCCTCaagaagtgaaagagaaaacagcatgcGTTGTAGTAATTCTTAAAAAATCACAACCTTACATAAGATTATGTATACAATTTCCACactcttcaagaagaaaaacagcagcatcGTCTGTGCTGCAATGAAGATGTCAAGACTTAATCATACAGTATTGCTTCTTTTACAACATTTCCACAATAAATTATAAAACCATTACCAGAATTCCTGTGCTAACACAGTCTCAGTCCTATGAgtcaaaataaagattttagtTGAATGTTGttgaaaaatttgtatttcaagataatttttttctttaagtagaCAGAAAGCAATCTGCTGACAACACATAGCAATCATTAACACTGCTATTTGCCTTAGTTTTCATAACAGCTTTgatttctctctgtgctttaCTTCTAGGTGCTCTGCAACTGGTTTCATAAATACTAAGCAGTACAAATAGTTCTCGTGCATGGTAATTGTTCCGCTATATTCTTAAGACTAAAATTTTGAACACGTACAGCATTTTGCACTTTGAAACGCCACACGATACAATCTTGTATTGCTCAAGGCTCTATgagtttgaaaaacagaaacaacaataAGCCATGTTAAActtgtagtttatttttaagaaagccaagatacaactgaaaaatatagCTGACCCAATTTAAAAGAGAGGATGATCATGGCAAAGAAAAGCTAAATGACTTCTGTGATCACACACTGTATCTACAGTAGAACCAAACACAACACGGTCTTCAAGTTCAGTCTGTTCTTTCAACCACTTTATGACAGTTTCACATACAACACACCAGTACTTGCCTGCTGGTGATAAAATACTGTACCTGCTCTCTTGCCACTCCTCTGCACAAGCCACTTTGATCATACCTTGACAATTATTGacacattttaaagcatctgtTGCATTGAACTCAATTCCAAAACCACGATCATGCTGTATTCTTAGGACATTGTCTCCAAACATCATCTCTGGTAGGGAAGGCATGTGTAATTCATCAGCCAatctgcacagaaaaacaaaagtccCATGAAGAGAAAACAGTCAGCTATAGTTCAGTGAAAGCAGTCCTTGTTTTGGAATAAGTATTATTTAGACCATAGTAATTTAGAAGACACGTCATCATCAGGTTCTGCAACTTTGttgttttcccagtttaatagaatcatggaatcattaaggttggaaaagacctctaagatcatcaagtccaactgtcaacccaacaccaccatgcctactaaaccatgcccccaagtgccacgtctacacattttctgaacacctccagggatggtggactccaccacctctctgggcagcctgttccaacgcTTGACCACTATAGAATCATTAAGATTGGAAAAGAATTCTAAGatcataaagaaataataatctgAATTGCAGAGTCATTGATCCAAAGTGACTTTTCCACCATAAAAGTATTCCTAAAACATTCCTTCTCCATCAGGCTCATCCAAAAGTCTCATCTGTGAGGAATCAAAAAAATATCTGATAAGTATGAAGTAGCAGCTTTCAACCTGTTATAGCAAACCCCTGGATGGTTCCATGAACTACTCCGGCAGATGCCCAAAAAGAAGTTTTAGGAACGAGCACTCATTGTCAGCAAGTTTAAATTCACTACACAGAGGTCCATACCTCCAAATTCAGAAGCCTACAAAAAGGGTAGGCTTTTTGAAACAACTCTGGCAGagtatgtgaaaaataaagtgcaGAAGACACTACTGTACTCTACTACTTTCCCAAGCTGGGAGAGAATACATACCGGTATTTGTAACCTTAAGCATGAAAGCTGCAGCCATAGCCACAGACCCAACTGAACAAAGTACTGTGTGAACCAAATAAGCACGATCCCTGCAGAAAATATCAAACCATCCTATTTCACTTTTTGGTTTACATCAATCTTTATTCttatttatacatatgtatatatagacaTACActatgcatacacacacatacatagaACACCACTTTATATACACACTGATCTTATTTACCAAAAGGCTTCATatacttcttttcctccctaCCACTACCTACTTTACTTATCAAGATCAAAAAGAGATACATGACatctggaaagaagaaaactttagGAAATACACTAAttatgaggaggaggagggaagcatCCTAATCACAACTTTCACGTTGATAATAAGACATTCCTGAACAAAAGCAGTTACTTCTGTAATCCTGCATACAGAAGAACATTATGCTaaccaaactgaaacaaaaatagcaaattcATAGACCTAGAGAATAAGATACTATGTCTTTTCCAGAGAAGGCAAAATAACTTTATGAACTTTTCCATCACGTGCAGGCCCCTGGACCTGCAAAGACCAACTCCAGCACAGAAAGGAGTTCTTAGCTATGGCACATTTAATCCTTCACCTTTCCACAGAGGTCACTGTGGGATTTTTGTGATATATGTTtgccagaaataaaacttctacAGATACTAATGATGTTCCCCCAACAATAAGGCAAAATGCCAAGAGAAATACATAATAAAAGGAAACTGACTAAAAGCACTGCAATTGGATAATTCTTGACCCTTCAGATTTGAAGTGGAGGAATTGTTTTGGGAATCTCATGCTAGGTACCAAGACCTACAGAACCGCTAATTTTGGACTTCTCTTCCCTACCCTGCAAAATCCTGTGTTCTTTCAAGCTTGTGCTGTGGCTCTTGCAACTTTACTTTCCAGCCTTTTTCAACACGTTCTGAAAAACTGTGTATCCCtcaaaaacactgaaacagatACAGATAATTTCTGAAACTCACTGAGGTgactattttaaaacagctacAGTTAAAGAAACTGAATAGATCGGAGGATGAGTACAGTAGGCAATTTGGCTTCTAGACTGGCAGTTCAA
This sequence is a window from Balearica regulorum gibbericeps isolate bBalReg1 chromosome 1, bBalReg1.pri, whole genome shotgun sequence. Protein-coding genes within it:
- the TIPRL gene encoding TIP41-like protein isoform X2 — its product is MPSLPEMMFGDNVLRIQHDRGFGIEFNATDALKCVNNCQGMIKVACAEEWQESRSETEHTKEVVKPYDWTYTTDYKGTLLGDTATLKVVPTTEHINTEKLKAREQIMFFEEVLLFEDELHDHGVSSLSVKIRVMPSSFFVLLRFFLRVDGVLIRMNDTRLHHEADKAYMLREYTSRESKISSLKHVPPSLFTEPNEISQYLPVKETICEKLEFPEKLEPKPEASLETMCVKSK
- the TIPRL gene encoding TIP41-like protein isoform X1 — protein: MHPVFQSSRRDFTFGPWKLSAARTHIMKSAQAERLADELHMPSLPEMMFGDNVLRIQHDRGFGIEFNATDALKCVNNCQGMIKVACAEEWQESRSETEHTKEVVKPYDWTYTTDYKGTLLGDTATLKVVPTTEHINTEKLKAREQIMFFEEVLLFEDELHDHGVSSLSVKIRVMPSSFFVLLRFFLRVDGVLIRMNDTRLHHEADKAYMLREYTSRESKISSLKHVPPSLFTEPNEISQYLPVKETICEKLEFPEKLEPKPEASLETMCVKSK